The Stenotrophomonas maltophilia genome includes a region encoding these proteins:
- a CDS encoding OmpO family porin yields MNKNSLLALGLLAALPFAASATDGLSYNYVEGGYVNTDAKGGDADGWKVKGSVAVHPNFHIFGDYSAQETDKFKNDVDQWRIGAGYNYGIAPNTDLVARVAYQKFDMKHGLDFNGYSTEVGVRTAFNPYVEGYVMAGYEDYTKKHGINPDGEFYGRVGATAKFNQNWGLSGEVKLAKAGDREWFVGPRFTW; encoded by the coding sequence ATGAACAAGAATTCGCTGCTTGCCCTGGGTCTTCTGGCTGCTCTGCCGTTCGCTGCATCGGCAACCGATGGCCTGTCGTACAACTACGTTGAAGGCGGCTACGTGAACACCGATGCCAAGGGCGGCGACGCCGACGGCTGGAAGGTGAAGGGTTCCGTGGCGGTGCACCCGAACTTCCACATCTTCGGCGACTACAGCGCGCAGGAGACCGACAAGTTCAAGAATGACGTCGACCAGTGGCGCATTGGCGCCGGCTACAACTACGGCATCGCACCGAACACCGACCTGGTGGCTCGCGTTGCGTACCAGAAGTTCGACATGAAGCATGGCCTGGACTTCAACGGCTACTCGACCGAAGTTGGCGTGCGCACCGCGTTCAACCCGTACGTGGAAGGCTACGTGATGGCCGGCTACGAGGACTACACCAAGAAGCACGGAATCAACCCGGACGGCGAGTTCTATGGCCGTGTCGGCGCCACCGCCAAGTTCAACCAGAACTGGGGCCTGAGTGGCGAAGTGAAGCTGGCCAAGGCCGGCGACCGCGAGTGGTTCGTGGGCCCGCGCTTCACCTGGTAA
- a CDS encoding helix-turn-helix domain-containing protein has product MGDPSSLAGTGTTYQEHLAPAPLRGHFGQLWQSQLPADADGHITVLPDGCVDILWRDGALFVVGPDRVAAHPALAPGAQVLGARFRPGQALAALGLPLAGIIGQAVPLADLKGAWANKAAASIGDTAPAQRLQRMAHCLQQHMGAAALDTPAQRAHVLFQALAAGNATLDTLAPHLGLSPRSLRRFSQSQFGYGAKTLERILRLQRFLRQSRALPLHSLAMLAADADYADQAHLSREARELAGMTASELRLEWGQ; this is encoded by the coding sequence ATGGGCGACCCTTCCTCTCTTGCAGGCACCGGCACGACCTACCAGGAGCATCTGGCGCCTGCGCCGCTGCGCGGCCACTTTGGACAGCTGTGGCAGAGCCAGCTTCCTGCCGATGCCGATGGGCACATCACCGTATTGCCCGATGGCTGCGTGGATATCCTCTGGCGCGACGGTGCGCTGTTCGTCGTCGGCCCGGACCGCGTGGCCGCACACCCGGCGCTGGCACCCGGTGCGCAGGTGCTGGGCGCACGCTTCCGTCCCGGCCAGGCATTGGCCGCGCTCGGCCTGCCCTTGGCCGGGATCATCGGCCAGGCCGTGCCACTGGCCGACCTGAAGGGCGCGTGGGCGAACAAGGCGGCGGCCTCCATCGGCGACACCGCGCCTGCACAGCGCCTGCAGCGAATGGCGCACTGCCTGCAACAGCACATGGGTGCGGCCGCGCTCGATACGCCGGCGCAGCGCGCCCATGTCCTGTTCCAGGCGCTCGCCGCGGGTAATGCCACGCTGGATACGCTGGCGCCGCACTTGGGCCTGAGCCCGCGCAGCCTGCGGCGTTTCAGCCAGTCGCAGTTCGGCTACGGCGCCAAGACGCTGGAGCGGATCCTGCGGCTGCAACGTTTCCTGCGCCAGAGTCGCGCGCTGCCACTGCATTCGTTGGCGATGCTGGCCGCTGATGCCGACTATGCCGACCAGGCCCATCTCAGCCGCGAGGCGCGTGAACTGGCGGGCATGACCGCCAGCGAGCTGCGCCTGGAGTGGGGACAATGA
- a CDS encoding VOC family protein, whose amino-acid sequence MNPAAPHDAERRIDNIEFNVADIDRSKRFYGEVFGWRFTDYGTAYTEFDDGRLKGGFVADAAVRAHGGPLVILYCADLADAQQRVVAAGGEVVQAVFAFPGGRRFHFRDLDGYELAVWSDVD is encoded by the coding sequence ATGAATCCTGCCGCGCCCCACGATGCCGAACGCCGCATCGACAACATCGAATTCAACGTCGCCGACATTGACCGTAGCAAGCGCTTCTACGGCGAGGTGTTCGGCTGGCGCTTCACGGACTACGGCACGGCCTACACCGAGTTCGACGACGGCCGCCTGAAAGGTGGCTTCGTGGCCGACGCGGCGGTGCGTGCCCACGGGGGGCCGCTGGTGATCCTCTACTGCGCGGACCTGGCCGATGCGCAGCAACGCGTAGTGGCCGCCGGTGGCGAGGTGGTGCAGGCGGTGTTCGCCTTCCCGGGTGGTCGCCGCTTCCACTTCCGCGATCTGGATGGCTACGAACTGGCGGTCTGGAGTGATGTGGACTGA